A single genomic interval of Legionella israelensis harbors:
- a CDS encoding IS4 family transposase, producing MKYISELVEILGQQLSWHKSRLDCFGQMLLALFMVRSVNLSEIAVAMPGEALIESRYKRVKRFFSGFTFPFEPISRWIYLLFFSQSQSVYLAIDRTNWFWGKAKINIFMLSVCYEGLAIPLFWTLLDKAGTTTAKEQINLISRFIALFGKEPIQGVLADREFPNKALIAWLVEENIPFYLRIKGNMDVCIGKKKFKTSAQLFSHLAPFQQQVFGMRVHVFGQPLYLAGSKNSRDELMIVVTNKNPKNAIACYLRRWEIETLFCALKSRGWRFEETHIVDQSRIEKLIALLAIGFVWAHKIGEGRAQLRPIPLKKLRHQKRPQNSFFRLGLDTLRDFLTNFKINSNLFLKYLSCIDIKPMENCF from the coding sequence ATGAAATATATCAGCGAGTTGGTGGAAATTTTAGGTCAACAATTATCTTGGCACAAGTCTCGATTGGATTGTTTTGGACAAATGTTATTAGCTTTATTTATGGTACGCAGTGTAAATCTAAGTGAAATTGCAGTGGCAATGCCAGGTGAAGCCTTAATCGAATCACGTTATAAACGAGTAAAACGATTTTTTTCTGGATTTACCTTTCCCTTTGAACCGATTTCTCGCTGGATTTATTTATTATTTTTTTCGCAATCGCAATCAGTCTATCTTGCGATAGACAGAACCAATTGGTTCTGGGGAAAGGCAAAAATCAATATTTTTATGTTATCAGTTTGTTATGAAGGTCTCGCTATCCCCTTGTTTTGGACGCTCTTGGATAAAGCAGGCACGACCACTGCAAAAGAACAAATCAATCTTATTTCTCGCTTTATCGCCCTTTTTGGTAAAGAACCTATTCAAGGTGTTCTAGCCGACCGTGAATTTCCTAATAAAGCGCTTATAGCCTGGCTCGTTGAAGAAAATATCCCTTTCTATTTACGAATTAAGGGCAATATGGATGTCTGTATCGGTAAAAAGAAATTTAAAACTTCGGCACAACTTTTCTCACATCTTGCTCCCTTTCAACAACAGGTATTTGGTATGCGGGTCCATGTCTTTGGGCAGCCTCTCTATTTGGCTGGGAGCAAAAATTCACGTGATGAACTGATGATTGTAGTGACCAATAAAAACCCCAAAAATGCTATTGCATGCTATTTGCGCCGCTGGGAAATTGAAACGCTTTTTTGTGCCTTAAAATCTCGTGGATGGCGGTTTGAAGAAACCCATATAGTCGATCAAAGTCGGATTGAAAAACTTATTGCTCTTCTTGCTATTGGTTTCGTATGGGCTCATAAAATTGGGGAGGGGAGAGCTCAGCTAAGACCAATCCCTCTTAAAAAATTACGTCATCAAAAAAGACCTCAAAATTCGTTCTTTAGGCTGGGTCTTGATACCTTGCGTGATTTTTTAACCAATTTTAAAATCAATTCTAATTTGTTCCTTAAATACTTAAGCTGTATTGATATTAAGCCAATGGAGAATTGCTTTTAA